A section of the Gloeocapsa sp. DLM2.Bin57 genome encodes:
- a CDS encoding UDP-3-O-acyl-N-acetylglucosamine deacetylase — translation MQYTLKDSFTLTGIGLHSGVETIVTLQPSHQATGRYFQRIDLPGTAEIPAVVQNVQQTQLSTELGVGEARVRTVEHLLAALVATGVDHVCITINGPEVPLLDGSAKIWVEAINKVGLTEIENSSLITPVITEPIWRHQGDAFVAAIPSSYTCFSYGIDFPTSAIGNQWYSWNPQGESFSEAIAPARTFALASQILSLQQAGLIKGGSLENALVCDQKQWLNPPLRFTNEPVRHKILDLVGDLSLLGTIPVAHYLAYKASHQLHVQLAQAIKE, via the coding sequence ATGCAATATACTCTCAAAGATAGTTTTACCCTAACAGGAATCGGGTTACATTCAGGGGTAGAAACTATAGTTACTCTCCAACCTAGTCATCAAGCAACAGGACGCTATTTCCAGCGTATAGACTTACCAGGAACAGCAGAAATACCCGCGGTAGTGCAAAATGTCCAACAAACCCAACTATCTACAGAATTAGGGGTAGGAGAAGCTAGGGTAAGAACAGTAGAACATCTCTTAGCTGCTTTAGTAGCCACGGGAGTAGATCACGTCTGTATCACTATTAATGGACCAGAAGTACCTTTATTAGATGGTTCAGCTAAAATCTGGGTAGAAGCAATTAACAAAGTAGGATTGACTGAGATAGAGAATTCTAGTCTAATCACTCCTGTAATTACAGAACCGATTTGGCGACATCAGGGGGATGCTTTTGTAGCTGCTATACCCTCTAGTTATACCTGTTTTAGTTACGGGATTGATTTTCCTACCTCAGCGATAGGGAATCAATGGTATAGCTGGAATCCTCAAGGGGAAAGTTTCAGCGAGGCGATCGCCCCTGCGCGCACTTTTGCTTTAGCTAGTCAAATCCTCTCTTTACAACAAGCGGGTTTAATCAAAGGTGGGAGTTTAGAAAACGCTTTGGTTTGTGATCAAAAACAATGGCTTAATCCTCCTTTACGATTTACGAATGAACCAGTTAGACATAAAATTTTAGATTTAGTAGGGGATCTTAGTTTATTAGGAACTATTCCTGTTGCTCATTATCTGGCTTATAAAGCTAGTCATCAATTACACGTTCAGTTAGCCCAAGCTATTAAGGAGTAA
- the fabZ gene encoding 3-hydroxyacyl-[acyl-carrier-protein] dehydratase FabZ, which translates to MSENTIVPANQTVFTVEEIQRILPHRYPFALVDRILEYVPGQKAVGLKNVTFNEEYFQGHIPGRPLMPGVLMVEAMAQVGGVVLTKMPGMEGKFFVFAGIEKVRFRRPVVPGDQLIMTVELLSFKRNRIAKMQGEGTVDGQLTVHGEMLFSLLD; encoded by the coding sequence GTGTCAGAAAATACCATTGTGCCAGCAAATCAAACTGTATTTACCGTAGAAGAAATCCAACGAATCTTACCCCATCGTTATCCTTTTGCTTTAGTCGATCGCATTCTTGAATATGTACCAGGTCAAAAAGCGGTAGGACTGAAAAATGTTACTTTTAATGAAGAATATTTTCAAGGACATATACCAGGAAGACCTCTAATGCCTGGAGTATTAATGGTTGAAGCTATGGCACAAGTGGGGGGAGTAGTTTTAACCAAAATGCCAGGAATGGAGGGTAAATTCTTTGTTTTTGCGGGTATTGAAAAAGTGCGTTTTCGTCGTCCTGTTGTACCTGGAGATCAGTTAATCATGACGGTAGAATTATTGAGTTTTAAAAGAAATCGTATTGCTAAAATGCAAGGAGAAGGTACAGTAGATGGTCAACTGACCGTTCATGGTGAGATGTTATTTTCCTTGCTTGATTAG
- a CDS encoding acyl-ACP--UDP-N-acetylglucosamine O-acyltransferase yields the protein MNKLIHPTAVIHPQAEIDPSVEIGPYTVIEDKVKIGANTSIGAHVIISGPTEIGSGNRIFPGAAIGLEPQDLKYRGGESRVKIGDNNTIREYVTINRATAEGEVTEIGNHNLLMAYVHVAHNCNLADGIVIANSVALAGHVVIESKAVIGGVLGIHQFVHIGTMAMLGGMSRIDRDVPPYMLVEGNPALVRTLNLVGLKRSGVSPEGIKSLKQAFSLLYRKGDSFTQALANLPTLGDDSCLEHLYQFLLKSTTEQGRRGPIPGR from the coding sequence TTGAATAAACTAATTCATCCTACAGCGGTTATCCATCCTCAAGCTGAAATAGATCCCAGTGTTGAGATTGGTCCTTATACAGTGATTGAAGATAAGGTTAAAATTGGTGCGAATACTAGTATTGGTGCTCATGTAATTATATCTGGACCTACGGAAATTGGCTCAGGAAATCGTATTTTTCCAGGAGCTGCTATTGGTTTAGAGCCTCAAGATTTAAAATATCGTGGGGGGGAATCTCGGGTAAAAATTGGGGATAATAATACTATTCGTGAATACGTGACGATTAATCGGGCTACCGCAGAGGGGGAAGTTACCGAGATTGGTAATCATAATCTCTTAATGGCTTATGTTCACGTTGCCCATAATTGTAACTTAGCAGATGGGATTGTTATTGCTAATAGTGTGGCTTTAGCTGGTCATGTGGTGATTGAGTCTAAAGCTGTAATTGGAGGTGTTTTGGGTATTCATCAATTTGTACATATTGGTACTATGGCTATGTTGGGGGGTATGAGTAGAATCGATCGCGATGTTCCTCCCTATATGTTGGTAGAAGGAAACCCCGCTTTGGTAAGAACCCTGAATTTAGTTGGTCTTAAACGTAGTGGGGTGAGTCCTGAAGGTATTAAATCACTGAAACAGGCTTTTTCTTTACTATATCGTAAGGGTGACAGTTTTACTCAAGCTTTGGCAAACTTACCAACTCTCGGGGATGATTCCTGTCTAGAACATTTATATCAGTTTTTACTAAAATCAACTACTGAACAAGGGCGCAGAGGTCCTATTCCTGGACGTTAG
- a CDS encoding lipid-A-disaccharide synthase — protein sequence MRIFISTGEVSGDLQGAMLVAALFRQAKLANLNLEIVALGGEQMVQQGAKLIENTSAIGSVGIVESLPLVLPTWRVQRQAKAYLNSHPPDLVVLIDYLGPNLAIGRYLRQKYPHVPIIYYIAPQAWVWSPNNADTKEIAKITDHLLAIFPEEARFFSAQGVRVTWVGHPLLDRLADSPSREMARQNLGIDAQTTVITLFPASRQQEIKYVLPVMFAAAKVIQDRLSQPLEYLIPLSLPKYAAAIAEAIATYGLKARIIRESSLTAIAAADLAITKSGTVNLEIALLNVPQVVLYRVNPLTMWVARNLLKFSIPFMSPPNLVMNRAIVPELLQEEASCEGIVTEALAILTNSAKINQIKADYQVMATSLGEVGVCDRAAVAILNMLT from the coding sequence ATGCGTATTTTTATTAGTACTGGAGAAGTTTCGGGAGATTTACAGGGCGCTATGTTGGTAGCTGCTTTGTTTCGTCAAGCTAAACTAGCTAATCTCAATCTAGAAATTGTGGCTTTAGGTGGAGAACAAATGGTGCAACAGGGTGCTAAGTTAATTGAGAATACTAGCGCTATTGGTTCGGTGGGTATTGTAGAGTCTCTACCTCTAGTCTTACCGACTTGGCGGGTACAACGTCAAGCTAAGGCTTATCTTAACTCTCATCCTCCTGATTTAGTGGTTTTAATCGATTATCTCGGTCCTAATTTAGCTATAGGTCGTTATCTTCGTCAAAAATATCCCCACGTTCCTATTATTTATTATATCGCTCCTCAAGCTTGGGTCTGGTCTCCTAATAACGCTGATACTAAGGAAATAGCTAAAATTACTGATCATCTCTTGGCAATTTTTCCTGAAGAAGCTCGTTTTTTCTCCGCTCAAGGTGTTAGGGTAACCTGGGTAGGTCATCCTCTCTTGGATCGTTTGGCTGATTCACCTTCTCGGGAAATGGCGCGCCAAAATTTGGGTATCGACGCACAAACAACGGTTATTACTCTGTTTCCTGCTTCTCGTCAACAGGAAATTAAGTATGTTTTACCTGTGATGTTTGCTGCGGCTAAAGTTATCCAAGATAGGTTGTCTCAACCTCTAGAGTATCTGATTCCTCTATCTTTACCTAAGTATGCTGCTGCTATTGCAGAAGCGATCGCAACTTATGGATTAAAAGCGAGAATTATTAGAGAAAGTTCTCTGACGGCGATCGCAGCTGCTGATTTGGCGATTACTAAATCCGGTACGGTTAATTTAGAGATTGCTTTACTTAATGTACCTCAAGTAGTCTTGTATCGGGTTAATCCTCTGACTATGTGGGTAGCTCGTAATTTATTGAAGTTCTCTATTCCTTTTATGTCTCCTCCTAATTTAGTAATGAATCGCGCTATTGTGCCAGAATTATTGCAGGAAGAGGCTAGTTGTGAAGGTATCGTCACAGAAGCTCTGGCAATTTTGACTAATTCAGCTAAAATTAACCAAATTAAAGCGGATTATCAAGTTATGGCGACTAGTTTGGGAGAGGTAGGAGTGTGCGATCGCGCAGCTGTAGCTATCCTAAATATGCTAACTTAG
- a CDS encoding TAXI family TRAP transporter solute-binding subunit: MLKKSLWLGVVGAIAAVIPGYQSLAQEFYTIGTGGVTGVYYPVGGATAKIVNDAQVGLRLTVESTGGSVFNVEAINAQELDLAVAQSDVVYQAYNGQEAFEGNPVIKLRTVIGLHPEPMHLVCNRSAGVNSFRDIAGKKVNLGNPGSGQLNTVQAMLTVFGMSEQDVQAEYLRAAEAPDYLRDGRIDCFFYVVGIGAAAIQDITTTADVNLVELNDPELQELIEQYPYYSYATVPAGTYQGQDQDLTLFGVKALFVTSTDVPDEDVYKIVKAILDNLETFQATHPALANLTPEDFIQGIGAPLHPGAIKAYQEAGLLE, encoded by the coding sequence ATGTTGAAAAAATCACTGTGGTTAGGTGTTGTGGGGGCGATCGCCGCTGTTATCCCTGGTTATCAAAGTCTCGCTCAAGAATTCTACACTATTGGGACAGGTGGAGTAACTGGGGTATATTATCCAGTGGGTGGCGCTACGGCTAAAATTGTTAATGATGCTCAAGTAGGTTTACGCTTAACGGTTGAATCTACAGGAGGTTCGGTATTTAACGTTGAAGCGATTAATGCTCAAGAATTAGATCTAGCGGTAGCACAGTCTGATGTAGTCTATCAAGCTTATAATGGTCAGGAAGCTTTTGAGGGCAATCCTGTAATAAAATTGCGCACAGTTATAGGACTTCATCCCGAGCCAATGCACCTAGTCTGTAATCGTAGCGCAGGAGTCAATAGCTTTCGCGATATAGCAGGAAAAAAAGTCAATCTCGGTAATCCAGGTTCAGGTCAATTAAATACCGTCCAAGCTATGTTAACAGTCTTTGGCATGAGTGAACAAGATGTCCAAGCAGAGTATCTCAGAGCTGCTGAAGCACCAGATTACCTTAGAGATGGTCGAATTGATTGTTTTTTCTACGTAGTAGGTATTGGTGCAGCTGCGATTCAAGATATCACTACTACGGCTGATGTTAATCTAGTAGAGTTAAATGATCCCGAATTACAAGAATTAATCGAACAATATCCCTATTATAGTTATGCCACAGTTCCCGCGGGAACTTATCAAGGACAAGATCAGGATTTAACCCTCTTTGGTGTCAAAGCTTTATTCGTTACTAGTACTGATGTACCTGATGAGGATGTTTATAAAATCGTTAAAGCTATCCTCGATAACCTGGAGACTTTTCAAGCTACCCATCCTGCTTTAGCTAATCTCACTCCAGAAGACTTTATCCAAGGGATTGGCGCCCCCCTTCATCCTGGTGCTATTAAGGCTTACCAAGAGGCGGGATTGTTAGAATAG
- a CDS encoding TRAP transporter permease gives MVENSGTTEAERLVAETETGSRNPDGVMKWVIVCLAVGWSLFQLAIASFWVLDATRSRAIHITFALVLTFLLFPCHKRSNLSKIPWYDYLLAITAGFTSLYLVIDYLGIQQRFGLPLDREVIIGTVFLILLLEATRRTLGPALAIIAVIFLLYALTGPRGMIPITLPELIAHRGYNLKRIVSQMYITTEGVFGVALGVSTQFVFLYVLFGSLLDKVGAGKYFVDVATAFLGVFRGGPAKAAVVASGLTGLVSGSSLANVVTTGTFTIPLMKRSGYPAIKAAATEVAVSTNGQLMPPVMGAAAFIMAEFTGQPYFAIVRAAFIPAIISYLALFYIVHLEALKLGLRGLPRSELPPRRETFFQGVDNLIPLAFLMWGIVIRGFSPGGAVMYAIALVAGLQLIKSLLISLRNSESVKLSLSKTINTLIMGLESGARNMIGIAVAVATAGIIVGIVNLTGLGLRLTEIIDFLSAWLTQGIVWLVLPVVNLLGGNPEVFSNYLQFLLVLVVTAIASLILGLGLPTTANYIVMASLTAPVIVQLAEQFNFNIPLLGAHLFVFFFGILADDTPPVGLAAYAAAAIARSNPIATGIQGFIYDLRTAILPFLFIFNSKLLLIGVDNWWEGVWVFITAMIAMFAFAAATQGYFLNPSNWLERLLLFVATFLLFNQHLGTDLLGFLLIILVALTSVRRSL, from the coding sequence ATGGTAGAAAATAGCGGGACAACTGAAGCTGAACGTTTGGTAGCGGAAACAGAAACAGGCTCACGTAACCCCGATGGTGTGATGAAATGGGTTATTGTGTGTCTGGCTGTAGGTTGGTCGCTTTTTCAATTGGCGATCGCTAGTTTCTGGGTGTTAGATGCTACGCGATCTCGTGCTATCCATATCACCTTTGCTTTAGTACTCACTTTTCTACTGTTTCCTTGCCACAAAAGGAGCAATTTAAGCAAAATTCCCTGGTATGACTATCTATTAGCTATAACAGCAGGTTTCACTAGTCTCTATCTGGTGATTGACTATCTAGGTATTCAACAGCGTTTTGGTCTCCCTTTGGATAGAGAGGTAATTATCGGTACGGTTTTTTTAATATTACTTCTAGAAGCTACTCGTCGTACTTTAGGACCTGCTTTAGCTATTATTGCTGTAATCTTTTTATTATACGCTTTAACAGGTCCACGGGGAATGATTCCCATTACTCTACCTGAACTGATCGCCCATCGGGGTTATAATCTCAAACGGATTGTCAGTCAAATGTATATCACTACTGAGGGAGTGTTTGGAGTAGCTTTGGGGGTTTCTACTCAATTTGTCTTTCTCTACGTATTATTTGGCTCTCTGTTAGATAAAGTTGGTGCGGGTAAGTATTTCGTTGATGTGGCTACAGCTTTTTTGGGTGTGTTTAGGGGTGGACCTGCTAAAGCGGCGGTAGTGGCTTCGGGGTTAACTGGTTTAGTCTCTGGTTCGTCTCTAGCTAATGTGGTGACGACGGGAACTTTTACTATCCCTTTGATGAAGCGATCGGGATATCCAGCGATTAAAGCTGCTGCTACAGAGGTGGCTGTATCTACTAATGGTCAATTGATGCCCCCTGTGATGGGGGCTGCTGCTTTTATTATGGCTGAATTTACGGGTCAACCTTATTTTGCGATCGTTCGGGCGGCTTTTATACCAGCAATTATTTCTTATTTAGCATTATTTTATATTGTACATCTAGAGGCTCTGAAATTGGGTTTACGGGGTTTACCTCGTTCTGAATTACCTCCTCGTCGTGAAACTTTTTTCCAGGGTGTTGATAACCTGATTCCTCTGGCTTTTTTAATGTGGGGTATTGTCATTAGAGGTTTTAGCCCTGGTGGCGCGGTGATGTATGCGATCGCCTTAGTAGCTGGTTTACAACTAATCAAATCTCTGTTAATCTCCCTTAGAAATTCTGAGTCTGTTAAATTATCTCTGAGTAAGACTATCAATACCCTAATTATGGGTTTGGAATCGGGTGCGCGCAATATGATTGGTATCGCAGTAGCTGTTGCTACGGCAGGAATTATTGTGGGGATTGTTAATTTAACTGGTTTGGGTTTACGCTTAACCGAAATTATCGATTTTCTTAGCGCTTGGTTAACTCAGGGTATCGTCTGGTTGGTTTTACCTGTGGTTAATTTGTTGGGGGGTAATCCTGAAGTTTTTAGCAATTATCTACAGTTTTTATTAGTTTTAGTGGTTACTGCTATTGCTAGTTTAATTTTGGGTTTGGGTTTACCTACTACTGCTAATTATATCGTTATGGCTAGTTTAACTGCTCCTGTAATTGTCCAACTAGCTGAACAGTTTAATTTTAATATCCCTCTATTAGGTGCTCATTTATTCGTCTTTTTCTTTGGTATCTTAGCTGATGATACTCCTCCAGTGGGTTTAGCTGCTTACGCTGCGGCGGCGATCGCTCGTAGTAATCCTATTGCTACTGGTATTCAGGGTTTTATCTATGATTTGCGCACGGCTATTTTACCTTTTTTGTTTATTTTTAATAGTAAGTTATTATTAATCGGTGTTGATAATTGGTGGGAGGGAGTTTGGGTATTTATTACTGCTATGATTGCGATGTTTGCTTTTGCTGCTGCAACTCAAGGTTATTTTCTCAACCCCAGTAATTGGCTAGAAAGATTATTATTATTTGTGGCTACTTTTTTACTATTTAATCAACATCTAGGCACTGATTTACTGGGGTTTTTGTTAATTATTTTAGTTGCTTTAACCTCAGTTCGACGAAGTTTATAA
- a CDS encoding FHA domain-containing protein — MENSALDHVLVVEREGSSTVFMLNNESFSIGRHSSNSLVIKSRVISRCHATILPIKSYDEEVTSFWIIDGNEQGIVSTNGFTVNSEPCLMHQLKPGDQIDFPDGTKITYQVKDRFEEEDNSDDLAPTGNLLQPDKQPVNNQLPVKTTYADFFPSSRLDTRIYVQNINMLCLLLEKELEMVRAKNTILSLIFIYYNSKKMQQISPKSYNKILRLYQLIVNQKITNPYDFILSFNDLEIAVLHNCNQKQVAELAQNIAIDIYMTSKKINFSETENVITGAYSQVPQTERNGKVLIERVNQLLTEKTDGNLFINLNLLRI, encoded by the coding sequence GGTGGAACGTGAAGGAAGTAGTACAGTTTTTATGCTGAATAATGAATCATTTTCGATTGGGAGACATTCTTCTAATTCCTTGGTAATCAAATCAAGGGTTATCTCTCGTTGTCACGCAACAATTTTACCGATTAAGTCTTATGATGAAGAAGTTACCTCTTTTTGGATTATTGACGGTAACGAACAGGGTATTGTCAGTACTAATGGTTTTACTGTTAATAGTGAACCCTGTTTAATGCACCAATTAAAACCAGGAGATCAAATAGATTTCCCTGATGGCACAAAAATTACTTATCAGGTTAAAGACAGATTTGAGGAAGAAGATAATAGCGATGATTTAGCCCCCACAGGCAATCTTTTACAACCAGATAAACAACCAGTAAATAATCAATTACCAGTTAAAACTACCTACGCAGATTTTTTCCCATCTTCTCGTTTAGATACAAGAATCTATGTACAAAACATAAATATGCTGTGTCTGTTGTTAGAAAAAGAATTAGAGATGGTGAGAGCTAAAAATACTATTTTATCTCTTATTTTTATTTACTATAACTCTAAAAAAATGCAGCAAATATCCCCAAAAAGTTATAATAAAATTTTAAGACTATATCAATTAATTGTTAATCAGAAAATTACTAACCCTTATGATTTTATCCTCTCATTTAATGATTTAGAAATAGCCGTTTTACATAACTGTAACCAAAAACAGGTTGCTGAATTAGCCCAAAATATAGCTATAGATATCTATATGACCTCTAAAAAGATTAACTTTTCTGAAACAGAGAATGTGATCACGGGAGCTTATAGTCAAGTACCACAAACCGAACGTAACGGTAAAGTTTTAATCGAAAGAGTCAATCAATTGTTAACAGAAAAAACTGATGGTAACTTATTTATTAATTTGAATTTATTAAGAATTTAA